A single genomic interval of Rana temporaria chromosome 9 unlocalized genomic scaffold, aRanTem1.1 chr9d, whole genome shotgun sequence harbors:
- the LOC120921919 gene encoding extensin-like, with protein MLSPAPAFHPALCCLPLPPSTQHYAVSRSRLPLSTILPPSPGLHPALCCLPLPPSTQHYAASRSRLPPSIMLSPAPAFHPALCCLPLSPSTEHYVVFRSRLPPSTMVSPASHPALCCLPLPPSTKHYAVSRSRLPPSTMLPPTPAFHQALCCLPLPPPTQHYAVSRSRLPRSTQHYAVSRLPPSTMLSPAPAFHPALCCLPPSTQHYAASHSTQHYAASRLPPSTMLSPDPDFHPAQWCLPPSTQHYGVSRLPPSTMLSPAPAFHPELCCLPLPPSTQHYAVSRSRLPPSTMLSPDPDFHPALCCLPIPTSTQHYAVSRLPPSTMVSPAPAFHPALCCLPIPTSTQHYAVSRLPPSTMLPPADAFHQALCCLPLPPSTQHYAVSRSRLPPSTMLSPDPDFHPALCCLPIPTSTQHYAVSRLPPSTMVSPAPAFHPALCCLPLPPSTQHYAVSRSRLPLSTILPPAPAFHPALCCLPLPPSTQHYAASRSRLPPSIMLSPAPAFHPALCCLPLSPSTEHYVVFRSRLPPSTMLPPTPTFHQALCCLPLPPSTQHYAASHSCLPPSTMLSPASHPALCCLPLPPSTFHPALCCLPPSTKHYAFSRSRLPPSTRLPPTPAFYPALCCLPPSTQHYVVS; from the coding sequence ATGCTGTCTCCCGCTCCCGCCTTCCACCCAGCACTATGCTGCCTCCCGCTCCCGCCTTCCACCCAGCACTATGCTGTCTCCCGCTCCCGCCTTCCACTCAGCACTATTCTGCCTCCCTCTCCCGGCCTCCACCCAGCACTATGCTGTCTCCCGCTCCCGCCCTCCACCCAGCACTATGCTGCCTCCCGCTCCCGCCTTCCACCCAGCATTATGCTGTCTCCAGCTCCCGCCTTCCACCCAGCACTATGCTGCCTCCCACTCTCACCTTCCACCGAGCACTATGTTGTCTTCCGATCCCGACTTCCACCCAGCACTATGGTGTCTCCCGCCTCCCACCCAGCACTATGCTGCCTCCCACTCCCACCTTCCACCAAGCACTATGCTGTCTCCCGCTCCCGCCTTCCACCAAGCACTATGCTGCCTCCCACTCCTGCCTTCCACCAAGCACTATGCTGTCTCCCGCTCCCGCCTCCCACCCAGCACTATGCTGTCTCCCGCTCCCGCCTTCCACGTTCCACCCAGCACTATGCTGTCTCCCGCCTTCCACCAAGCACTATGCTTTCTCCCGCTCCCGCCTTCCACCCAGCACTATGCTGTCTCCCGCCTTCCACCCAGCACTATGCTGCCTCCCACTCCACCCAGCACTATGCTGCCTCCCGCCTTCCACCCAGCACTATGTTGTCTCCCGATCCTGACTTCCACCCAGCACAATGGTGTCTCCCGCCTTCCACCCAGCACTATGGTGTCTCCCGCCTCCCACCCAGCACTATGCTGTCTCCCGCTCCCGCCTTCCACCCAGAACTATGCTGTCTCCCGCTCCCACCTTCCACCCAGCACTATGCTGTCTCCCGCTCCCGCCTTCCACCCAGCACTATGTTGTCTCCCGATCCCGACTTCCACCCAGCACTATGTTGTCTCCCGATCCCGACTTCCACCCAGCACTATGCTGTCTCCCGCCTTCCACCCAGCACTATGGTGTCTCCCGCTCCCGCCTTCCACCCAGCACTATGCTGCCTCCCGATCCCGACTTCCACCCAGCACTATGCTGTCTCCCGCCTCCCACCCAGCACTATGCTGCCTCCTGCTGACGCCTTCCACCAAGCACTATGCTGTCTCCCGCTCCCGCCTTCCACCCAGCACTATGCTGTCTCCCGCTCCCGCCTTCCACCCAGCACTATGTTGTCTCCCGATCCCGACTTCCACCCAGCACTATGTTGTCTCCCGATCCCGACTTCCACCCAGCACTATGCTGTCTCCCGCCTTCCACCCAGCACTATGGTGTCTCCCGCTCCCGCCTTCCACCCAGCACTATGCTGCCTCCCGCTCCCGCCTTCCACCCAGCACTATGCTGTCTCCCGCTCCCGCCTTCCACTCAGCACTATTCTGCCTCCCGCTCCCGCCTTCCACCCAGCACTATGCTGTCTCCCGCTCCCGCCCTCCACCCAGCACTATGCTGCCTCCCGCTCCCGCCTTCCACCCAGCATTATGCTGTCTCCAGCTCCCGCCTTCCACCCAGCACTATGCTGCCTCCCACTCTCACCTTCCACCGAGCACTATGTTGTCTTCCGATCCCGACTTCCACCCAGCACTATGCTGCCTCCCACTCCCACCTTCCACCAAGCACTATGCTGTCTCCCGCTCCCGCCTTCCACCCAGCACTATGCTGCCTCCCACTCCTGCCTTCCACCAAGCACTATGCTGTCTCCCGCCTCCCACCCAGCACTATGCTGTCTCCCGCTCCCGCCTTCCACGTTCCACCCAGCACTATGCTGTCTCCCGCCTTCCACCAAGCACTATGCTTTCTCCCGCTCCCGCCTTCCACCCAGCACTAGGCTGCCTCCCACTCCCGCCTTCTACCCAGCACTATGCTGTCTCCCGCCTTCCACCCAGCACTATGTTGTCTCCTGA
- the LOC120921920 gene encoding extensin-like, whose translation MLSPATNFHPALCCLPLPPSTKHYAVSRSRLPPRTMLSPTPAFHPALCCLPLPTSTKHYAVSHSRLPPSTMLPPAPAFHPALCCLPLPSSTKHYAVSRSRLPPRTMLSPAPAFHSALFCLPLPPSTQHYAASRSRFPPSTILPPAPAFHPALCCLPLPPSTQHYAASRSRLPPSIMLSPAPAFHPALRCLPLSPSTKHYVVSRSRLPPSTMLPPTPTFHRALCCLPIPTSTQHYAASHSHLPPSTMLSPAPAFHPALCCLPLPPSTEHYVVSRSRLPPSTMLPPTLTFHRALCCLPIPTSTQHYAASHSRLPPSTMLSPAPAFHQALCCLPLPPSTKHYAVSRSRLPPSTMLSPAPAFHVPPSTMLSPAFHPALGCLPLPPSTQHYAVSRSRLPPSTMLPPTPPSTMLSPAPAFHPALCCLPILTSTQHNGVSRSRLPPSTMVSPASHPALCCLLLPPSSKHYAVSRSRLPPRTMLSPAPTFHPALCCLPLPPSTHHYVVSRSRLPPSTMLSPDPDFHPALCCLPPSTQHYGVSRSRLPPSTMLPPDPDFHRALCCLPPPTQHYAASC comes from the coding sequence TCCCGCCTTCCACCCAGCACTCTGCTGTCTCCCGCTACCAACTTCCACCAAGCACTATGCTGTCTCCCACTCCCGCCTTCCACCCAGCACTATGCTGCCTCCCGCTCCCGCCTTCCACCCAGCACTATGCTGCCTCCCGCTCCCATCTTCCACCAAGCACTATGCTGTCTCCCGCTCCCGCCTTCCACCCAGAACTATGCTGTCTCCCGCTCCCGCCTTCCACTCAGCACTATTCTGCCTCCCGCTCCCGCCTTCCACCCAGCACTATGCTGCCTCCCGCTCCCGCTTTCCACCCAGCACTATTCTGCCTCCCGCTCCCGCCTTCCACCCAGCACTATGCTGTCTCCCGCTCCCGCCCTCCACCCAGCACTATGCTGCCTCCCGCTCCCGCCTTCCACCCAGCATTATGCTGTCTCCAGCTCCCGCCTTCCACCCAGCACTACGCTGCCTCCCACTCTCACCTTCCACCAAGCACTATGTTGTCTCCCGCTCCCGCCTTCCACCCAGCACTATGCTGCCTCCCACTCCCACCTTCCACCGAGCACTATGTTGTCTTCCGATCCCGACTTCCACCCAGCACTATGCTGCCTCCCACTCTCACCTTCCACCGAGCACTATGTTGTCTCCCGCTCCCGCCTTCCACCCAGCACTATGCTGCCTCCCACTCCCACCTTCCACCGAGCACTATGTTGTCTCCCGCTCCCGCCTTCCACCCAGCACTATGCTGCCTCCCACTCTCACCTTCCACCGAGCACTATGTTGTCTTCCGATCCCGACTTCCACCCAGCACTATGCTGCCTCCCACTCCCGCCTTCCACCCAGCACTATGCTGTCTCCCGCTCCCGCCTTCCACCAAGCACTATGCTGTCTCCCGCTCCCGCCTTCCACCAAGCACTATGCTGTCTCCCGCTCCCGCCTCCCACCCAGCACTATGCTGTCTCCCGCTCCCGCCTTCCACGTTCCACCCAGCACTATGCTGTCTCCCGCCTTCCACCCAGCACTAGGCTGCCTCCCACTCCCGCCTTCTACCCAGCACTATGCTGTCTCCCGCTCCCGCCTTCCACCCAGCACTATGCTGCCTCCCACTCCACCCAGCACTATGCTGTCTCCCGCTCCCGCCTTCCACCCAGCACTATGTTGTCTCCCGATCCTGACTTCCACCCAGCACAATGGTGTCTCCCGCTCCCGCCTTCCACCCAGCACTATGGTGTCTCCCGCCTCCCACCCAGCACTATGCTGCCTCCTGCTCCCGCCTTCCAGCAAGCACTATGCTGTCTCCCGCTCCCGCCTTCCACCCAGAACTATGCTGTCTCCCGCTCCCACCTTCCACCCAGCACTATGCTGTCTCCCGCTCCCGCCTTCCACCCATCACTATGTTGTCTCCCGATCCCGACTTCCACCCAGCACTATGTTGTCTCCCGATCCCGACTTCCACCCAGCACTATGCTGTCTCCCGCCTTCCACCCAGCACTATGGTGTCTCCCGCTCCCGCCTTCCACCCAGCACTATGCTGCCTCCCGATCCCGACTTCCACCGAGCACTATGCTGTCTCCCGCCTCCCACCCAGCACTATGCTGCCTCCTGCTGA